One genomic window of Oncorhynchus kisutch isolate 150728-3 linkage group LG24, Okis_V2, whole genome shotgun sequence includes the following:
- the LOC109869284 gene encoding forkhead box protein P1-B isoform X4, translating into MHESGSEQTTCTSPANQTENGDSAERDDWLSTQTPTPEGSGADSQQQNQVPVSVSMMTPPVETLQQTLQQVLNPQQIQALLQQQKALMLHQQHIQDLCQKQQDQFNAQLLQQKHAEKSEQELTAQHMVIQQQFLQVQQQHLLSLQRQGLLSVLPSMSPSTAQGLVKGCEYSTSLPSGGEYPATFQKNLLHSQQSTTNGNHKSQPLKKKDSGPVDDHSQNTHPLYGHGMCKWSGCEAVFGDFQAFLQHLNGEHTLDDKSTAQCRVQMQVVQQLELQLKKDRERLQAMMSHLKSSEQMSKPATPAVELMPNVAFSQVTFPKVLPPMSLSQSATAPSTPLTPPPTSSIITPNTLLTVSPGRRRYSDKYSKNMNQDIVQNKEFYISTEVRPPFTYAALIRQAIFESPYKQLTLNEIYNWFTQTFAYFRRNAATWKNAVRHNLSLHKCFVRVENVKGAVWTVDEMEFQRRRPQKPAGEGSFRRENTGHGHSSASLTPKEEMNATLWYGNGSYSDSSEEQYPMHPLVKEELMDEEAYENVPHDCSETESSDEHSSDVDQDEDGGSPERPNLQLAHVPSQ; encoded by the exons GTTCCAGTCTCGGTGTCTATGATGACACCTCCGGTGGAGACTCTTCAGCAGACACTGCAGCAGGTCCTCAACCCACAGCAGATCCAGGCCCTGCTCCAGCAGCAGAAAGCACTCATGTTACACCAG CAACACATACAGGATCTCTGCCAGAAACAGCAGGACCAGTTCAACGCCCAGCTCCTACAGCAGAAGCATGCTGAGAAGTCAGAGCAAGAG CTAACAGCCCAGCACATGGTCATCCAGCAGCAGTTCTTGCAAGTCCAACAGCAGCACCTCCTCAGCCTCCAGAGACagggtctcctgtctgtcctgcccTCCATGAGCCCCTCTACAGCTCAGG GTTTAGTGAAAGGGTGTGAGTATAGTAcaagcctgccctctggtggtgagTATCCAGCCACTTTTCAGAAGAACCTGCTCCACAGCCAGCAGTCCACCACTAATGGGAATCATAAATCACAGCCCCTAAAGAAGAAAGACAG TGGTCCTGTGGATGATCACTCACAAAACACTCACCCTCTCTATGGACACGGCATGTGCAAATGGTCTGGCTGTGAGGCGGTCTTTGGAGACTTTCAGGCTTTTCTCCA ACATCTGAACGGTGAACATACACTGGATGACAAGAGTACAGCACAGTGTCGAGTGCAGATGCAGGTTGTTCAGCAGCTAGAACTGCAG TTGAAAAAAGACAGAGAGCGTCTGCAAGCCATGATGTCTCACCTCAAATCctctgagcaaatgtcaaaacCAGCAACACCAGCA GTGGAGCTTATGCCCAACGTTGCCTTCTCCCAGGTGACATTTCCCAAGGTGCTTCCTCCCATGAGCTTGTCTCAAAGTGCGACTGCTCCTTCCACACCCCTGACACCTCCCCCGACCTCCTCTATCATCACTCCCAACACCCTGCTCACTGTGAGCCCTGGGAGGAGACGGTACTCAGACAAGTACAGCAAGAACATGAATCAAG ATATTGTTCAGAATAAAGAGTTCTACATCAGTACGGAAGTTAGACCACCATTTACATATGCAGCCCTAATAAGACAG GCAATATTTGAATCACCCTATAAGCAGCTGACACTAAATGAAATCTACAATTGGTTCACACAAACGTTTGCATATTTCAGACGCAATGCAGCAACATGGAAG AATGCAGTGAGACACAACCTCAGCCTCCACAAGTGTTTTGTGCGAGTGGAGAACGTAAAAGGAGCTGTGTGGACAGTTGATGAGATGGAGTTCCAGAGGAGAAGGCCCCAGAAGCCTGCTGGTGAAGG ATCTTTCAGAAGAGAGAACACTGGCCATGGTCACAGCTCAGCTTCCCTTACTCCTAAG GAAGAGATGAATGCAACTCTCTGGTATGGGAATGGATCCTACAGTGACAGCAGTGAAGAGCAATACCCTATGCACCCCCT CGTAAAAGAAGAGCTAATGGACGAGGAGGCATATGAGAATGTGCCCCATGACTGTTCTGAGACTGAGAGCTCTGATGAGCACAGCTCAGATGTGGACCAAGACGAAGATGGCGGTAGCCCAGAAAGACCCAACCTGCAGCTGGCTCATGTGCCTTCGCAATGA
- the LOC109869284 gene encoding forkhead box protein P1-B isoform X5, with protein sequence MHESGSEQTTCTSPANQTENGDSAERDDWLSTQTPTPEGSGADSQQQNQVPVSVSMMTPPVETLQQTLQQVLNPQQIQALLQQQKALMLHQQHIQDLCQKQQDQFNAQLLQQKHAEKSEQELTAQHMVIQQQFLQVQQQHLLSLQRQGLLSVLPSMSPSTAQVKGCEYSTSLPSGGEYPATFQKNLLHSQQSTTNGNHKSQPLKKKDSGPVDDHSQNTHPLYGHGMCKWSGCEAVFGDFQAFLQHLNGEHTLDDKSTAQCRVQMQVVQQLELQLKKDRERLQAMMSHLKSSEQMSKPATPAVELMPNVAFSQVTFPKVLPPMSLSQSATAPSTPLTPPPTSSIITPNTLLTVSPGRRRYSDKYSKNMNQDIVQNKEFYISTEVRPPFTYAALIRQAIFESPYKQLTLNEIYNWFTQTFAYFRRNAATWKNAVRHNLSLHKCFVRVENVKGAVWTVDEMEFQRRRPQKPAGEGSFRRENTGHGHSSASLTPKEEMNATLWYGNGSYSDSSEEQYPMHPLVKEELMDEEAYENVPHDCSETESSDEHSSDVDQDEDGGSPERPNLQLAHVPSQ encoded by the exons GTTCCAGTCTCGGTGTCTATGATGACACCTCCGGTGGAGACTCTTCAGCAGACACTGCAGCAGGTCCTCAACCCACAGCAGATCCAGGCCCTGCTCCAGCAGCAGAAAGCACTCATGTTACACCAG CAACACATACAGGATCTCTGCCAGAAACAGCAGGACCAGTTCAACGCCCAGCTCCTACAGCAGAAGCATGCTGAGAAGTCAGAGCAAGAG CTAACAGCCCAGCACATGGTCATCCAGCAGCAGTTCTTGCAAGTCCAACAGCAGCACCTCCTCAGCCTCCAGAGACagggtctcctgtctgtcctgcccTCCATGAGCCCCTCTACAGCTCAGG TGAAAGGGTGTGAGTATAGTAcaagcctgccctctggtggtgagTATCCAGCCACTTTTCAGAAGAACCTGCTCCACAGCCAGCAGTCCACCACTAATGGGAATCATAAATCACAGCCCCTAAAGAAGAAAGACAG TGGTCCTGTGGATGATCACTCACAAAACACTCACCCTCTCTATGGACACGGCATGTGCAAATGGTCTGGCTGTGAGGCGGTCTTTGGAGACTTTCAGGCTTTTCTCCA ACATCTGAACGGTGAACATACACTGGATGACAAGAGTACAGCACAGTGTCGAGTGCAGATGCAGGTTGTTCAGCAGCTAGAACTGCAG TTGAAAAAAGACAGAGAGCGTCTGCAAGCCATGATGTCTCACCTCAAATCctctgagcaaatgtcaaaacCAGCAACACCAGCA GTGGAGCTTATGCCCAACGTTGCCTTCTCCCAGGTGACATTTCCCAAGGTGCTTCCTCCCATGAGCTTGTCTCAAAGTGCGACTGCTCCTTCCACACCCCTGACACCTCCCCCGACCTCCTCTATCATCACTCCCAACACCCTGCTCACTGTGAGCCCTGGGAGGAGACGGTACTCAGACAAGTACAGCAAGAACATGAATCAAG ATATTGTTCAGAATAAAGAGTTCTACATCAGTACGGAAGTTAGACCACCATTTACATATGCAGCCCTAATAAGACAG GCAATATTTGAATCACCCTATAAGCAGCTGACACTAAATGAAATCTACAATTGGTTCACACAAACGTTTGCATATTTCAGACGCAATGCAGCAACATGGAAG AATGCAGTGAGACACAACCTCAGCCTCCACAAGTGTTTTGTGCGAGTGGAGAACGTAAAAGGAGCTGTGTGGACAGTTGATGAGATGGAGTTCCAGAGGAGAAGGCCCCAGAAGCCTGCTGGTGAAGG ATCTTTCAGAAGAGAGAACACTGGCCATGGTCACAGCTCAGCTTCCCTTACTCCTAAG GAAGAGATGAATGCAACTCTCTGGTATGGGAATGGATCCTACAGTGACAGCAGTGAAGAGCAATACCCTATGCACCCCCT CGTAAAAGAAGAGCTAATGGACGAGGAGGCATATGAGAATGTGCCCCATGACTGTTCTGAGACTGAGAGCTCTGATGAGCACAGCTCAGATGTGGACCAAGACGAAGATGGCGGTAGCCCAGAAAGACCCAACCTGCAGCTGGCTCATGTGCCTTCGCAATGA
- the LOC109869284 gene encoding forkhead box protein P1-B isoform X2: MHESGSEQTTCTSPANQTENGDSAERDDWLSTQTPTPEGSGADSQQQNQVPVSVSMMTPPVETLQQTLQQVLNPQQIQALLQQQKALMLHQQHIQDLCQKQQDQFNAQLLQQKHAEKSEQELTAQHMVIQQQFLQVQQQHLLSLQRQGLLSVLPSMSPSTAQVKGCEYSTSLPSGGEYPATFQKNLLHSQQSTTNGNHKSQPLKKKDSGPVDDHSQNTHPLYGHGMCKWSGCEAVFGDFQAFLQHLNGEHTLDDKSTAQCRVQMQVVQQLELQLKKDRERLQAMMSHLKSSEQMSKPATPAVELMPNVAFSQVTFPKVLPPMSLSQSATAPSTPLTPPPTSSIITPNTLLTVSPGRRRYSDKYSKNMNQDIVQNKEFYISTEVRPPFTYAALIRQAIFESPYKQLTLNEIYNWFTQTFAYFRRNAATWKNAVRHNLSLHKCFVRVENVKGAVWTVDEMEFQRRRPQKPAGEGSFRRENTGHGHSSASLTPKAEWLDSSIPPFNPAFIGAPSLSSLPYMFQQEEMNATLWYGNGSYSDSSEEQYPMHPLVKEELMDEEAYENVPHDCSETESSDEHSSDVDQDEDGGSPERPNLQLAHVPSQ; the protein is encoded by the exons GTTCCAGTCTCGGTGTCTATGATGACACCTCCGGTGGAGACTCTTCAGCAGACACTGCAGCAGGTCCTCAACCCACAGCAGATCCAGGCCCTGCTCCAGCAGCAGAAAGCACTCATGTTACACCAG CAACACATACAGGATCTCTGCCAGAAACAGCAGGACCAGTTCAACGCCCAGCTCCTACAGCAGAAGCATGCTGAGAAGTCAGAGCAAGAG CTAACAGCCCAGCACATGGTCATCCAGCAGCAGTTCTTGCAAGTCCAACAGCAGCACCTCCTCAGCCTCCAGAGACagggtctcctgtctgtcctgcccTCCATGAGCCCCTCTACAGCTCAGG TGAAAGGGTGTGAGTATAGTAcaagcctgccctctggtggtgagTATCCAGCCACTTTTCAGAAGAACCTGCTCCACAGCCAGCAGTCCACCACTAATGGGAATCATAAATCACAGCCCCTAAAGAAGAAAGACAG TGGTCCTGTGGATGATCACTCACAAAACACTCACCCTCTCTATGGACACGGCATGTGCAAATGGTCTGGCTGTGAGGCGGTCTTTGGAGACTTTCAGGCTTTTCTCCA ACATCTGAACGGTGAACATACACTGGATGACAAGAGTACAGCACAGTGTCGAGTGCAGATGCAGGTTGTTCAGCAGCTAGAACTGCAG TTGAAAAAAGACAGAGAGCGTCTGCAAGCCATGATGTCTCACCTCAAATCctctgagcaaatgtcaaaacCAGCAACACCAGCA GTGGAGCTTATGCCCAACGTTGCCTTCTCCCAGGTGACATTTCCCAAGGTGCTTCCTCCCATGAGCTTGTCTCAAAGTGCGACTGCTCCTTCCACACCCCTGACACCTCCCCCGACCTCCTCTATCATCACTCCCAACACCCTGCTCACTGTGAGCCCTGGGAGGAGACGGTACTCAGACAAGTACAGCAAGAACATGAATCAAG ATATTGTTCAGAATAAAGAGTTCTACATCAGTACGGAAGTTAGACCACCATTTACATATGCAGCCCTAATAAGACAG GCAATATTTGAATCACCCTATAAGCAGCTGACACTAAATGAAATCTACAATTGGTTCACACAAACGTTTGCATATTTCAGACGCAATGCAGCAACATGGAAG AATGCAGTGAGACACAACCTCAGCCTCCACAAGTGTTTTGTGCGAGTGGAGAACGTAAAAGGAGCTGTGTGGACAGTTGATGAGATGGAGTTCCAGAGGAGAAGGCCCCAGAAGCCTGCTGGTGAAGG ATCTTTCAGAAGAGAGAACACTGGCCATGGTCACAGCTCAGCTTCCCTTACTCCTAAG GCTGAATGGCTAGATAGTAGTATACCTCCATTCAACCCAGCTTTCATAGGCGCTCCCTCTCTGAGCTCTCTGCCCTATATGTTCCAGCAGGAAGAGATGAATGCAACTCTCTGGTATGGGAATGGATCCTACAGTGACAGCAGTGAAGAGCAATACCCTATGCACCCCCT CGTAAAAGAAGAGCTAATGGACGAGGAGGCATATGAGAATGTGCCCCATGACTGTTCTGAGACTGAGAGCTCTGATGAGCACAGCTCAGATGTGGACCAAGACGAAGATGGCGGTAGCCCAGAAAGACCCAACCTGCAGCTGGCTCATGTGCCTTCGCAATGA
- the LOC109869284 gene encoding forkhead box protein P1-B isoform X9 — MMTPPVETLQQTLQQVLNPQQIQALLQQQKALMLHQQHIQDLCQKQQDQFNAQLLQQKHAEKSEQELTAQHMVIQQQFLQVQQQHLLSLQRQGLLSVLPSMSPSTAQVKGCEYSTSLPSGGEYPATFQKNLLHSQQSTTNGNHKSQPLKKKDSGPVDDHSQNTHPLYGHGMCKWSGCEAVFGDFQAFLQHLNGEHTLDDKSTAQCRVQMQVVQQLELQLKKDRERLQAMMSHLKSSEQMSKPATPAVELMPNVAFSQVTFPKVLPPMSLSQSATAPSTPLTPPPTSSIITPNTLLTVSPGRRRYSDKYSKNMNQDIVQNKEFYISTEVRPPFTYAALIRQAIFESPYKQLTLNEIYNWFTQTFAYFRRNAATWKNAVRHNLSLHKCFVRVENVKGAVWTVDEMEFQRRRPQKPAGEGSFRRENTGHGHSSASLTPKEEMNATLWYGNGSYSDSSEEQYPMHPLVKEELMDEEAYENVPHDCSETESSDEHSSDVDQDEDGGSPERPNLQLAHVPSQ, encoded by the exons ATGATGACACCTCCGGTGGAGACTCTTCAGCAGACACTGCAGCAGGTCCTCAACCCACAGCAGATCCAGGCCCTGCTCCAGCAGCAGAAAGCACTCATGTTACACCAG CAACACATACAGGATCTCTGCCAGAAACAGCAGGACCAGTTCAACGCCCAGCTCCTACAGCAGAAGCATGCTGAGAAGTCAGAGCAAGAG CTAACAGCCCAGCACATGGTCATCCAGCAGCAGTTCTTGCAAGTCCAACAGCAGCACCTCCTCAGCCTCCAGAGACagggtctcctgtctgtcctgcccTCCATGAGCCCCTCTACAGCTCAGG TGAAAGGGTGTGAGTATAGTAcaagcctgccctctggtggtgagTATCCAGCCACTTTTCAGAAGAACCTGCTCCACAGCCAGCAGTCCACCACTAATGGGAATCATAAATCACAGCCCCTAAAGAAGAAAGACAG TGGTCCTGTGGATGATCACTCACAAAACACTCACCCTCTCTATGGACACGGCATGTGCAAATGGTCTGGCTGTGAGGCGGTCTTTGGAGACTTTCAGGCTTTTCTCCA ACATCTGAACGGTGAACATACACTGGATGACAAGAGTACAGCACAGTGTCGAGTGCAGATGCAGGTTGTTCAGCAGCTAGAACTGCAG TTGAAAAAAGACAGAGAGCGTCTGCAAGCCATGATGTCTCACCTCAAATCctctgagcaaatgtcaaaacCAGCAACACCAGCA GTGGAGCTTATGCCCAACGTTGCCTTCTCCCAGGTGACATTTCCCAAGGTGCTTCCTCCCATGAGCTTGTCTCAAAGTGCGACTGCTCCTTCCACACCCCTGACACCTCCCCCGACCTCCTCTATCATCACTCCCAACACCCTGCTCACTGTGAGCCCTGGGAGGAGACGGTACTCAGACAAGTACAGCAAGAACATGAATCAAG ATATTGTTCAGAATAAAGAGTTCTACATCAGTACGGAAGTTAGACCACCATTTACATATGCAGCCCTAATAAGACAG GCAATATTTGAATCACCCTATAAGCAGCTGACACTAAATGAAATCTACAATTGGTTCACACAAACGTTTGCATATTTCAGACGCAATGCAGCAACATGGAAG AATGCAGTGAGACACAACCTCAGCCTCCACAAGTGTTTTGTGCGAGTGGAGAACGTAAAAGGAGCTGTGTGGACAGTTGATGAGATGGAGTTCCAGAGGAGAAGGCCCCAGAAGCCTGCTGGTGAAGG ATCTTTCAGAAGAGAGAACACTGGCCATGGTCACAGCTCAGCTTCCCTTACTCCTAAG GAAGAGATGAATGCAACTCTCTGGTATGGGAATGGATCCTACAGTGACAGCAGTGAAGAGCAATACCCTATGCACCCCCT CGTAAAAGAAGAGCTAATGGACGAGGAGGCATATGAGAATGTGCCCCATGACTGTTCTGAGACTGAGAGCTCTGATGAGCACAGCTCAGATGTGGACCAAGACGAAGATGGCGGTAGCCCAGAAAGACCCAACCTGCAGCTGGCTCATGTGCCTTCGCAATGA
- the LOC109869284 gene encoding forkhead box protein P1-B isoform X3 has product MHESGSEQTTCTSPANQTENGDSAERDDWLSTQTPTPEGSGADSQQQNQVPVSVSMMTPPVETLQQTLQQVLNPQQIQALLQQQKALMLHQQHIQDLCQKQQDQFNAQLLQQKHAEKSEQELTAQHMVIQQQFLQVQQQHLLSLQRQGLLSVLPSMSPSTAQGLVKGCEYSTSLPSGGEYPATFQKNLLHSQQSTTNGNHKSQPLKKKDSGPVDDHSQNTHPLYGHGMCKWSGCEAVFGDFQAFLQHLNGEHTLDDKSTAQCRVQMQVVQQLELQLKKDRERLQAMMSHLKSSEQMSKPATPAVELMPNVAFSQVTFPKVLPPMSLSQSATAPSTPLTPPPTSSIITPNTLLTVSPGRRRYSDKYSKNMNQDIVQNKEFYISTEVRPPFTYAALIRQAIFESPYKQLTLNEIYNWFTQTFAYFRRNAATWKNAVRHNLSLHKCFVRVENVKGAVWTVDEMEFQRRRPQKPAGEGSFRRENTGHGHSSASLTPKQEEMNATLWYGNGSYSDSSEEQYPMHPLVKEELMDEEAYENVPHDCSETESSDEHSSDVDQDEDGGSPERPNLQLAHVPSQ; this is encoded by the exons GTTCCAGTCTCGGTGTCTATGATGACACCTCCGGTGGAGACTCTTCAGCAGACACTGCAGCAGGTCCTCAACCCACAGCAGATCCAGGCCCTGCTCCAGCAGCAGAAAGCACTCATGTTACACCAG CAACACATACAGGATCTCTGCCAGAAACAGCAGGACCAGTTCAACGCCCAGCTCCTACAGCAGAAGCATGCTGAGAAGTCAGAGCAAGAG CTAACAGCCCAGCACATGGTCATCCAGCAGCAGTTCTTGCAAGTCCAACAGCAGCACCTCCTCAGCCTCCAGAGACagggtctcctgtctgtcctgcccTCCATGAGCCCCTCTACAGCTCAGG GTTTAGTGAAAGGGTGTGAGTATAGTAcaagcctgccctctggtggtgagTATCCAGCCACTTTTCAGAAGAACCTGCTCCACAGCCAGCAGTCCACCACTAATGGGAATCATAAATCACAGCCCCTAAAGAAGAAAGACAG TGGTCCTGTGGATGATCACTCACAAAACACTCACCCTCTCTATGGACACGGCATGTGCAAATGGTCTGGCTGTGAGGCGGTCTTTGGAGACTTTCAGGCTTTTCTCCA ACATCTGAACGGTGAACATACACTGGATGACAAGAGTACAGCACAGTGTCGAGTGCAGATGCAGGTTGTTCAGCAGCTAGAACTGCAG TTGAAAAAAGACAGAGAGCGTCTGCAAGCCATGATGTCTCACCTCAAATCctctgagcaaatgtcaaaacCAGCAACACCAGCA GTGGAGCTTATGCCCAACGTTGCCTTCTCCCAGGTGACATTTCCCAAGGTGCTTCCTCCCATGAGCTTGTCTCAAAGTGCGACTGCTCCTTCCACACCCCTGACACCTCCCCCGACCTCCTCTATCATCACTCCCAACACCCTGCTCACTGTGAGCCCTGGGAGGAGACGGTACTCAGACAAGTACAGCAAGAACATGAATCAAG ATATTGTTCAGAATAAAGAGTTCTACATCAGTACGGAAGTTAGACCACCATTTACATATGCAGCCCTAATAAGACAG GCAATATTTGAATCACCCTATAAGCAGCTGACACTAAATGAAATCTACAATTGGTTCACACAAACGTTTGCATATTTCAGACGCAATGCAGCAACATGGAAG AATGCAGTGAGACACAACCTCAGCCTCCACAAGTGTTTTGTGCGAGTGGAGAACGTAAAAGGAGCTGTGTGGACAGTTGATGAGATGGAGTTCCAGAGGAGAAGGCCCCAGAAGCCTGCTGGTGAAGG ATCTTTCAGAAGAGAGAACACTGGCCATGGTCACAGCTCAGCTTCCCTTACTCCTAAG CAGGAAGAGATGAATGCAACTCTCTGGTATGGGAATGGATCCTACAGTGACAGCAGTGAAGAGCAATACCCTATGCACCCCCT CGTAAAAGAAGAGCTAATGGACGAGGAGGCATATGAGAATGTGCCCCATGACTGTTCTGAGACTGAGAGCTCTGATGAGCACAGCTCAGATGTGGACCAAGACGAAGATGGCGGTAGCCCAGAAAGACCCAACCTGCAGCTGGCTCATGTGCCTTCGCAATGA
- the LOC109869284 gene encoding forkhead box protein P1-B isoform X1 yields the protein MHESGSEQTTCTSPANQTENGDSAERDDWLSTQTPTPEGSGADSQQQNQVPVSVSMMTPPVETLQQTLQQVLNPQQIQALLQQQKALMLHQQHIQDLCQKQQDQFNAQLLQQKHAEKSEQELTAQHMVIQQQFLQVQQQHLLSLQRQGLLSVLPSMSPSTAQGLVKGCEYSTSLPSGGEYPATFQKNLLHSQQSTTNGNHKSQPLKKKDSGPVDDHSQNTHPLYGHGMCKWSGCEAVFGDFQAFLQHLNGEHTLDDKSTAQCRVQMQVVQQLELQLKKDRERLQAMMSHLKSSEQMSKPATPAVELMPNVAFSQVTFPKVLPPMSLSQSATAPSTPLTPPPTSSIITPNTLLTVSPGRRRYSDKYSKNMNQDIVQNKEFYISTEVRPPFTYAALIRQAIFESPYKQLTLNEIYNWFTQTFAYFRRNAATWKNAVRHNLSLHKCFVRVENVKGAVWTVDEMEFQRRRPQKPAGEGSFRRENTGHGHSSASLTPKAEWLDSSIPPFNPAFIGAPSLSSLPYMFQQEEMNATLWYGNGSYSDSSEEQYPMHPLVKEELMDEEAYENVPHDCSETESSDEHSSDVDQDEDGGSPERPNLQLAHVPSQ from the exons GTTCCAGTCTCGGTGTCTATGATGACACCTCCGGTGGAGACTCTTCAGCAGACACTGCAGCAGGTCCTCAACCCACAGCAGATCCAGGCCCTGCTCCAGCAGCAGAAAGCACTCATGTTACACCAG CAACACATACAGGATCTCTGCCAGAAACAGCAGGACCAGTTCAACGCCCAGCTCCTACAGCAGAAGCATGCTGAGAAGTCAGAGCAAGAG CTAACAGCCCAGCACATGGTCATCCAGCAGCAGTTCTTGCAAGTCCAACAGCAGCACCTCCTCAGCCTCCAGAGACagggtctcctgtctgtcctgcccTCCATGAGCCCCTCTACAGCTCAGG GTTTAGTGAAAGGGTGTGAGTATAGTAcaagcctgccctctggtggtgagTATCCAGCCACTTTTCAGAAGAACCTGCTCCACAGCCAGCAGTCCACCACTAATGGGAATCATAAATCACAGCCCCTAAAGAAGAAAGACAG TGGTCCTGTGGATGATCACTCACAAAACACTCACCCTCTCTATGGACACGGCATGTGCAAATGGTCTGGCTGTGAGGCGGTCTTTGGAGACTTTCAGGCTTTTCTCCA ACATCTGAACGGTGAACATACACTGGATGACAAGAGTACAGCACAGTGTCGAGTGCAGATGCAGGTTGTTCAGCAGCTAGAACTGCAG TTGAAAAAAGACAGAGAGCGTCTGCAAGCCATGATGTCTCACCTCAAATCctctgagcaaatgtcaaaacCAGCAACACCAGCA GTGGAGCTTATGCCCAACGTTGCCTTCTCCCAGGTGACATTTCCCAAGGTGCTTCCTCCCATGAGCTTGTCTCAAAGTGCGACTGCTCCTTCCACACCCCTGACACCTCCCCCGACCTCCTCTATCATCACTCCCAACACCCTGCTCACTGTGAGCCCTGGGAGGAGACGGTACTCAGACAAGTACAGCAAGAACATGAATCAAG ATATTGTTCAGAATAAAGAGTTCTACATCAGTACGGAAGTTAGACCACCATTTACATATGCAGCCCTAATAAGACAG GCAATATTTGAATCACCCTATAAGCAGCTGACACTAAATGAAATCTACAATTGGTTCACACAAACGTTTGCATATTTCAGACGCAATGCAGCAACATGGAAG AATGCAGTGAGACACAACCTCAGCCTCCACAAGTGTTTTGTGCGAGTGGAGAACGTAAAAGGAGCTGTGTGGACAGTTGATGAGATGGAGTTCCAGAGGAGAAGGCCCCAGAAGCCTGCTGGTGAAGG ATCTTTCAGAAGAGAGAACACTGGCCATGGTCACAGCTCAGCTTCCCTTACTCCTAAG GCTGAATGGCTAGATAGTAGTATACCTCCATTCAACCCAGCTTTCATAGGCGCTCCCTCTCTGAGCTCTCTGCCCTATATGTTCCAGCAGGAAGAGATGAATGCAACTCTCTGGTATGGGAATGGATCCTACAGTGACAGCAGTGAAGAGCAATACCCTATGCACCCCCT CGTAAAAGAAGAGCTAATGGACGAGGAGGCATATGAGAATGTGCCCCATGACTGTTCTGAGACTGAGAGCTCTGATGAGCACAGCTCAGATGTGGACCAAGACGAAGATGGCGGTAGCCCAGAAAGACCCAACCTGCAGCTGGCTCATGTGCCTTCGCAATGA